From Pontibacter actiniarum, a single genomic window includes:
- a CDS encoding FKBP-type peptidyl-prolyl cis-trans isomerase: protein MLSYNINKHRSGLLQALLLLFVALSFSACKDDDVDQKVKDDAQIQQYFKANNIDTATVVKTNSGLYYQLLREGTGERIYPGDRVSVDYLGTLLNGTKFDSSYDEGKEPIELTVGVTKVVLGWQEGLQLMRVGEKARLFIPSHLGYGTRRDVPAIPPNSPLVFEVEVLEIL from the coding sequence ATGCTCTCTTACAACATAAACAAGCACAGAAGCGGCCTCCTGCAGGCGCTTCTGCTGCTGTTCGTCGCCCTTTCGTTCTCTGCCTGCAAAGACGATGACGTGGACCAGAAGGTGAAGGACGACGCACAGATTCAGCAGTATTTTAAGGCCAACAACATTGATACGGCCACTGTGGTAAAAACCAACTCAGGTCTGTATTATCAACTCTTGAGGGAAGGTACCGGCGAGCGGATTTACCCTGGCGACAGAGTATCCGTAGATTACCTGGGCACGCTGCTAAACGGCACCAAGTTCGACTCCAGCTATGACGAGGGAAAAGAGCCAATCGAGCTTACTGTCGGCGTAACTAAAGTCGTACTAGGATGGCAAGAAGGGCTGCAGCTGATGCGCGTAGGCGAAAAAGCGCGCCTGTTTATCCCGTCCCACCTGGGCTACGGCACAAGGAGAGATGTTCCTGCTATCCCACCAAACTCACCTCTGGTTTTTGAGGTGGAGGTGCTGGAGATACTGTAG
- a CDS encoding FKBP-type peptidyl-prolyl cis-trans isomerase: MLSKTKFLLPVLAGVLALQACNNNNDEFYTTADGLTYKIFEQKENGEYENKGKVAPEDSTGAKIGQVVTMHMSYKNAEDSVLFDSRKQGMPIMIPVMEPSFKGSLEQALMMLSPGDSGVFKVNADSLFAKTFGQPMPPFIKPGSDLTFFIKAEKVQSREQAMVDQQQMMQEQMQQAQVRAEKQLKVDDEKIQQYLKEQNLPNAQKTESGVYYVVTEPGKGPQASAGDQVTVHYTLTHLDGKELESSRNNPMNNNQPFQFTLGQGQVIKGWDDAIQQLKEGSKATLLVPSPLAYGEQERGPDMPANSILRFDIELMNVEKQ; the protein is encoded by the coding sequence ATGCTATCTAAGACAAAATTTTTACTGCCGGTGCTGGCAGGTGTGTTAGCGTTGCAGGCTTGCAACAACAACAACGATGAGTTTTATACTACGGCTGACGGCCTGACCTATAAAATCTTTGAGCAAAAGGAAAACGGAGAGTACGAGAACAAGGGCAAAGTTGCCCCGGAAGACTCTACCGGCGCCAAAATCGGGCAGGTGGTAACAATGCACATGTCCTACAAAAACGCAGAGGACTCCGTGCTGTTCGACTCCCGCAAGCAGGGCATGCCGATCATGATCCCGGTAATGGAGCCATCGTTTAAAGGAAGCTTGGAGCAGGCCCTGATGATGCTCTCCCCGGGCGACAGCGGCGTGTTTAAAGTAAACGCAGACTCTTTGTTTGCCAAAACGTTCGGCCAGCCAATGCCTCCGTTCATCAAGCCGGGCTCTGACCTGACCTTCTTCATTAAGGCGGAGAAAGTGCAGTCGCGTGAGCAGGCCATGGTAGACCAGCAGCAGATGATGCAGGAGCAGATGCAGCAGGCACAAGTTCGCGCCGAGAAGCAGCTGAAGGTGGACGATGAGAAAATCCAGCAGTACCTGAAGGAGCAGAACCTGCCAAACGCTCAGAAAACAGAGTCTGGCGTGTACTACGTGGTAACAGAGCCGGGTAAAGGGCCACAGGCCAGCGCCGGGGACCAGGTAACGGTACACTACACGCTCACGCACCTGGACGGGAAAGAGCTGGAGTCATCGCGCAACAACCCGATGAACAACAACCAGCCGTTCCAGTTCACGCTGGGCCAGGGCCAGGTGATCAAAGGCTGGGACGATGCCATTCAGCAACTGAAAGAAGGCAGCAAAGCCACGCTGCTGGTTCCTTCGCCGCTTGCTTACGGAGAGCAGGAGCGCGGCCCGGATATGCCGGCAAACTCTATCCTGCGCTTCGACATCGAGCTGATGAATGTAGAAAAACAATAA
- a CDS encoding lysylphosphatidylglycerol synthase transmembrane domain-containing protein translates to MDQNKKTILKSFSPVKVLIPVLLGLGATAWLFIKDDRVSELKGIAQANVWWLVAALVVLVVRDAGYMYRIRSLTDKFLTWRNSVDVIMLWEFASAITPSVVGGTTIATIILNKEGIPLGKSLAYVMLTAVLDNMFFIVAAPIALLLTQGQVFPTFNLEPADVAKLQSAFYISYGLITLYTFVMIYALFIKPRAFKWVLLKVTGVGFLRKWRVNAFQHGNEIVWASGQLKGKGFNYWARAIISTVFVWSARYFLLNCLIAAFVDVSLSEHMLILSRNLIFWIVMLIAITPGGAGIVEMAFPSFFGLFLGSFSGIVVVLYRLITYYPYLVLGSIFLPKWIAKVFGRQAQESEVNV, encoded by the coding sequence ATGGATCAGAACAAAAAAACGATATTAAAGAGCTTTAGCCCGGTAAAGGTGCTGATACCCGTTTTGTTGGGCTTAGGCGCCACGGCATGGCTTTTTATCAAAGACGACAGGGTAAGCGAGCTGAAAGGCATTGCCCAGGCCAACGTGTGGTGGCTGGTGGCGGCGCTGGTCGTGCTGGTGGTGCGCGATGCCGGCTATATGTACCGCATCCGCTCCCTCACCGATAAGTTCCTGACCTGGCGCAACAGCGTGGATGTGATCATGCTCTGGGAGTTTGCCTCGGCCATTACGCCCTCCGTGGTGGGCGGCACCACCATTGCCACCATCATCCTGAACAAGGAGGGCATCCCGCTGGGCAAGTCGCTGGCGTATGTGATGCTCACGGCGGTGTTGGATAACATGTTCTTTATTGTGGCCGCGCCCATTGCGCTGCTGCTCACGCAGGGGCAGGTGTTCCCGACCTTTAACCTTGAGCCGGCCGATGTGGCCAAGCTGCAGTCAGCCTTTTACATTAGCTACGGGTTGATTACGTTGTATACGTTCGTGATGATCTATGCCCTGTTCATTAAGCCCCGCGCCTTTAAATGGGTGCTGCTGAAGGTGACAGGTGTGGGCTTCCTGCGCAAGTGGCGCGTAAACGCGTTTCAGCACGGCAACGAGATTGTGTGGGCGTCGGGGCAGCTCAAAGGAAAGGGCTTTAACTATTGGGCAAGGGCTATCATCTCCACCGTTTTTGTCTGGAGCGCCCGCTATTTCCTGCTCAACTGCCTGATCGCCGCCTTCGTGGACGTGAGCCTGAGCGAGCACATGCTGATTCTGTCGCGCAACCTTATTTTCTGGATCGTGATGCTGATTGCCATCACACCCGGTGGGGCAGGCATCGTGGAGATGGCCTTCCCGAGTTTCTTTGGCTTGTTTCTGGGCAGTTTCAGTGGCATTGTGGTGGTGCTGTACCGCCTGATCACCTATTATCCGTACCTGGTGCTGGGCTCTATCTTCCTGCCGAAGTGGATTGCCAAAGTATTCGGCCGCCAGGCCCAGGAGAGCGAAGTGAATGTGTAG
- a CDS encoding MFS transporter — translation MTQTAALAPPPARILPTIVFSQFAGTSLWFAGNAVLPELQASLGLQEEALGLLTSSVQLGFILGTLCFAFFALADRMSPRLLFLLCSLLGATANALVLFSATSITGVLLLRGLTGFLLAGIYPVGMKIAASWYSGGLGKAIGYLVGALVLGTAFPHLLRGLGAALPWQTMLLAVSTLAAAGGLLMYLLVPDGPYLTKGATFEVRNMLRVFQVRELRAAAFGYFGHMWELYTLWAFVPFILLSAFPQWPQSQLSAFSFLVIAAGAVGCIGGGYISQRWGSARVAFAQLLLSGVCCILSVWVLQTPLLLLPFLLFWGVVVAGDSPQFSALTARTAPPQLMGTALTVVTSAGFAISVLSIQLTGYLLTTMPAQWVFVLLAVGPLTGLLCMRPLLRR, via the coding sequence ATGACACAAACTGCCGCACTAGCACCGCCTCCTGCCCGCATCCTGCCTACCATCGTGTTCTCACAGTTTGCGGGCACCTCCCTGTGGTTTGCAGGAAACGCCGTGCTACCGGAGCTGCAGGCGTCGCTGGGGCTGCAGGAGGAGGCTCTGGGCCTGCTGACTTCCTCTGTGCAGCTCGGCTTTATACTGGGCACCCTCTGCTTCGCCTTCTTCGCGCTGGCCGACCGGATGTCGCCCCGCCTCCTGTTCCTGCTCTGCTCGCTGCTGGGGGCCACGGCTAATGCGCTGGTACTTTTTTCGGCCACCAGCATTACAGGCGTGCTGTTGCTGCGCGGCCTCACGGGCTTTCTGCTGGCGGGAATTTACCCGGTGGGCATGAAGATCGCGGCAAGCTGGTACAGCGGCGGGCTAGGCAAAGCCATCGGCTACCTGGTGGGGGCGCTGGTGCTGGGCACGGCCTTTCCGCACTTGTTGCGGGGGTTGGGTGCGGCGCTTCCCTGGCAAACCATGCTGCTGGCGGTAAGCACGCTGGCGGCGGCGGGTGGGCTGCTGATGTACCTGCTGGTGCCCGATGGGCCTTACCTAACCAAGGGGGCAACGTTTGAGGTGCGCAACATGCTGCGCGTGTTCCAGGTGCGGGAGCTACGAGCGGCGGCTTTTGGCTACTTCGGGCACATGTGGGAGCTGTACACGCTGTGGGCTTTTGTACCGTTTATACTTCTCTCCGCTTTTCCGCAGTGGCCGCAAAGCCAGCTGTCTGCGTTTAGCTTTTTGGTGATTGCCGCCGGGGCAGTAGGCTGTATCGGTGGTGGGTACATATCGCAGCGGTGGGGCAGCGCACGGGTGGCTTTCGCCCAGCTGCTGCTTTCCGGGGTGTGCTGTATCCTGAGTGTGTGGGTGCTGCAGACGCCCCTGCTCCTGTTGCCCTTCCTGCTGTTCTGGGGCGTGGTCGTGGCCGGCGACTCCCCGCAGTTCTCGGCACTGACGGCCCGCACAGCTCCGCCGCAGCTTATGGGCACGGCCCTGACGGTGGTTACCTCCGCCGGCTTCGCCATCTCTGTTCTCAGCATACAGCTTACCGGCTACCTGCTTACAACCATGCCCGCACAGTGGGTGTTCGTACTCCTGGCTGTGGGGCCACTGACGGGCCTGCTCTGCATGCGGCCGCTGCTGCGTAGGTAA
- a CDS encoding DHH family phosphoesterase, whose amino-acid sequence MHNIDALKELLNEPKEVMITTHHKPDADALGSSLGLAGYLKKKGHRVTVITPSDYPDFLNWMQGNDDVLVYSAKNDALVRRIIKEAQVIFCLDFNNLSRINEMGGYIREAEGTKVLVDHHLQPENFADLDYANTNAAATAEIVYDLIKAMGDADLIDTGIGEALYAGIMTDTGSFRHPSTSQNVHLIIADLLKIGVKTSDVHRLIYDSSSELRLRFLGYALKDKLVVLREYNTAYIAITAEELKAYDSKTGDTEGLVNYALSIEGIVFAALIIDRSQAVKMSFRSVGDFSANEFARDHFNGGGHKNAAGGMSMDTLDATVAKFESLLPLYKEQLQQATVR is encoded by the coding sequence ATGCATAACATTGACGCTCTTAAAGAGCTCCTGAATGAGCCTAAAGAGGTGATGATCACCACACACCACAAACCGGACGCCGATGCGTTGGGCTCTTCACTTGGCCTGGCCGGCTACCTGAAAAAGAAAGGCCACCGGGTTACAGTTATCACCCCGTCGGACTACCCGGACTTCCTGAACTGGATGCAGGGCAACGACGATGTGCTTGTTTACTCTGCGAAAAACGATGCGCTGGTGCGCCGGATCATCAAAGAGGCCCAGGTCATTTTCTGCCTGGATTTCAACAACCTCTCACGCATTAACGAGATGGGCGGGTACATACGCGAAGCCGAAGGCACAAAGGTACTGGTGGACCACCACCTGCAGCCGGAGAACTTTGCCGACCTGGACTACGCCAACACCAATGCCGCCGCCACCGCCGAGATCGTGTATGACCTGATCAAGGCCATGGGCGACGCAGACCTGATCGACACCGGCATTGGCGAGGCGCTCTATGCGGGCATCATGACCGATACAGGCTCTTTCCGCCACCCGAGCACTTCCCAGAACGTGCACCTCATTATCGCCGACCTGCTGAAGATCGGGGTAAAGACCTCCGATGTGCACCGCCTTATTTACGACAGCTCTTCGGAACTGCGCCTGCGCTTTTTGGGTTACGCCCTGAAAGACAAGCTGGTGGTGCTGCGCGAGTACAATACGGCCTACATTGCCATCACGGCAGAGGAGCTGAAGGCCTACGACTCGAAAACAGGGGACACGGAAGGCCTCGTAAACTACGCCCTCTCCATAGAAGGCATTGTTTTTGCCGCCCTCATCATCGATCGCTCACAGGCCGTGAAGATGTCCTTCCGCTCGGTGGGGGATTTCTCCGCCAATGAGTTCGCACGCGATCACTTTAACGGAGGCGGCCACAAAAACGCGGCTGGCGGCATGTCTATGGACACGCTGGACGCTACTGTGGCCAAGTTCGAGAGCCTGCTGCCGCTCTACAAAGAGCAGTTGCAACAGGCCACTGTCAGATAA
- a CDS encoding nucleoside-diphosphate kinase — MAGNITFTMIKPDAVAENHIGGITQMIEEVGFRIVAMKKTKLSEERAGKFYEVHKERPFYGDLVKYMSSGPIVAMILEKDNAVEDFRKLIGATNPADAAEGTIRKKYAKSIEANAVHGSDSDENAKIEGDFFFAADERF; from the coding sequence ATGGCCGGAAACATTACATTCACCATGATTAAGCCTGATGCGGTAGCAGAAAACCACATTGGCGGTATTACCCAGATGATTGAGGAAGTCGGCTTCCGCATTGTGGCAATGAAAAAGACAAAACTGTCTGAGGAGCGCGCAGGCAAGTTTTACGAGGTGCACAAGGAGCGTCCGTTCTACGGAGATCTGGTAAAATACATGTCTTCCGGCCCTATCGTGGCGATGATTCTGGAGAAAGACAACGCCGTAGAGGACTTCCGCAAGCTGATCGGTGCCACTAACCCGGCTGACGCTGCTGAAGGAACAATCCGTAAGAAGTACGCCAAGTCAATCGAGGCAAACGCCGTTCACGGTTCTGACTCTGACGAGAACGCAAAGATCGAAGGCGATTTCTTTTTCGCTGCTGACGAGCGTTTCTAA
- a CDS encoding alpha/beta fold hydrolase: MTYTDTGSGDVLVFLHGFCESKQVWAEFIQPLQQKFRTVALDLPGFGENTDNVSSYTMESMADYVKQKLEELNVRRFILVGHSMGGYVSMAFAEKYGHMLNGLCMFQSTAFADTDEKKEQRSKSIDYVERHGVVNFINPFVEPLFYRENRQRLAQEIEMMKEIGRATPQPSVTGALAAMRDRPDRAEVLQQLKCPVLFIFGKDDGAVPLEKALEQCHLPGNSMVYFLEKTGHMAMFERTYETRKTLEKFAETILG; this comes from the coding sequence ATGACTTATACCGATACCGGCTCCGGCGATGTACTGGTTTTCCTGCACGGCTTCTGCGAGAGCAAGCAGGTATGGGCGGAGTTTATACAGCCGCTGCAGCAGAAGTTCAGAACCGTAGCCTTGGACCTGCCGGGCTTTGGCGAGAACACTGACAACGTGAGCAGCTACACGATGGAAAGTATGGCTGACTATGTGAAGCAGAAGTTGGAAGAGCTGAATGTGCGGCGCTTTATACTTGTAGGCCACTCGATGGGCGGCTATGTAAGTATGGCTTTTGCCGAAAAGTACGGCCACATGCTCAACGGCCTCTGCATGTTCCAGTCTACTGCCTTTGCCGATACAGACGAGAAAAAGGAACAGCGCAGTAAGAGCATCGACTATGTGGAGCGCCACGGTGTGGTTAACTTCATCAATCCTTTTGTAGAACCGCTCTTTTACCGCGAAAACCGCCAGCGCCTGGCTCAGGAGATAGAGATGATGAAGGAGATAGGCCGTGCCACGCCGCAACCAAGCGTTACGGGTGCCCTGGCCGCCATGCGCGACCGCCCGGACCGTGCGGAAGTGCTACAGCAGCTAAAGTGCCCGGTGCTGTTCATCTTCGGGAAAGACGATGGTGCCGTGCCGCTGGAAAAGGCATTGGAGCAATGCCACCTGCCGGGCAACAGCATGGTGTACTTTCTGGAGAAAACCGGTCACATGGCCATGTTTGAGCGCACCTACGAAACCCGCAAAACACTCGAAAAATTCGCCGAAACCATACTTGGCTAA
- the dxs gene encoding 1-deoxy-D-xylulose-5-phosphate synthase, which produces MIIKPGELLASINSPADLRKLKPEQLLQVSQELRQYIIDVVSIHGGHFGASLGVVEITTALHYVFNTPYDQLVWDVGHQAYGHKILTERRDVFHTNRKHGGISGFPKRKESEYDTFGVGHSSTSISAALGMAVASKYKGEDQRQHIAVIGDGAMTGGMAFEALNHGGVANANLLVVLNDNCMSIDPNVGALKEYLTDITTSRTYNKMRDEIWKILGKISKFGPDARAIVSKIESGVKAAILKQSNLFEGLNFRYFGPIDGHDINHLVSVMEDLKHIPGPKILHCLTTKGKGFALAEKDQTKWHAPGLFDKITGEIYKKEYDTPQPPKYQDVFGHTMVELAEQNPKIMGVTPAMPSGCSLNIMMKAMPDRAFDVGIAEQHAVTFSAGLATQGLVPFCNIYSTFMQRGYDQVVHDVCLQNLNVVFCLDRAGFAGADGPTHHGAYDIAYMRCIPNMVVAAPMNEQELRNMMYTASQEDMGPFTIRYPRGEGVMPKWRTPLELQQVGKGRTVQEGEEVAILTFGHVGNYAVDVCQKLAHDGITPGHYDMRYAKPLDAELLHHIFSKYDKVVTVEDGCLQGGFGSAVLEFMVDNGYTSQVKRLGIPDAIFEHGSQLELQHEAGFAPIDIENTVRELIGVAVKV; this is translated from the coding sequence ATGATTATCAAACCCGGAGAGCTGCTCGCCTCCATCAACTCACCTGCCGATCTCCGGAAGCTAAAGCCGGAGCAGTTGCTGCAAGTGAGCCAGGAACTAAGGCAGTATATCATCGATGTCGTTTCCATCCATGGCGGGCACTTTGGTGCGAGCCTCGGCGTAGTGGAAATCACCACGGCGCTGCATTATGTGTTCAACACGCCCTACGACCAGTTGGTATGGGATGTGGGGCACCAGGCGTACGGGCACAAGATCCTGACCGAGCGCCGCGACGTGTTCCACACCAACCGCAAGCACGGCGGCATCTCCGGCTTCCCGAAAAGAAAAGAAAGCGAGTACGACACCTTTGGCGTGGGCCACTCCAGCACCTCTATTTCGGCGGCGCTGGGCATGGCGGTTGCCTCCAAGTATAAAGGCGAGGACCAGCGCCAGCACATCGCCGTGATCGGCGACGGTGCCATGACGGGCGGTATGGCCTTCGAGGCGCTCAACCACGGCGGCGTTGCCAACGCCAACCTGCTGGTAGTGCTCAACGACAACTGCATGAGCATAGACCCGAATGTGGGCGCGCTCAAAGAATACCTGACCGACATCACCACCTCGCGCACCTACAATAAGATGCGCGATGAGATCTGGAAGATACTGGGCAAGATCAGCAAGTTTGGCCCGGATGCCCGCGCGATTGTCTCTAAGATAGAGAGCGGCGTGAAAGCGGCCATCCTCAAGCAGAGCAACCTGTTCGAAGGACTGAACTTCCGCTACTTCGGCCCGATAGACGGCCACGACATCAACCACCTGGTGTCGGTAATGGAGGACCTGAAGCACATTCCGGGCCCGAAAATCCTGCATTGCCTCACCACCAAGGGCAAAGGCTTTGCCCTGGCCGAGAAAGACCAGACCAAATGGCACGCGCCAGGCCTGTTCGACAAAATCACCGGGGAGATCTATAAAAAAGAGTACGATACGCCGCAGCCTCCCAAGTACCAGGATGTGTTTGGCCACACGATGGTGGAGCTGGCGGAGCAGAACCCGAAAATCATGGGTGTAACGCCTGCCATGCCATCCGGCTGCTCGCTCAACATCATGATGAAGGCCATGCCTGACCGTGCCTTTGACGTAGGCATTGCCGAACAGCATGCCGTAACGTTCTCTGCTGGCCTGGCTACGCAGGGGCTGGTGCCGTTCTGCAACATCTACAGCACCTTTATGCAGCGCGGTTACGACCAGGTGGTGCACGATGTGTGCCTCCAGAACCTGAACGTGGTGTTCTGCCTCGATAGAGCCGGTTTTGCCGGTGCCGACGGCCCGACGCACCACGGCGCTTACGACATTGCCTACATGCGCTGCATCCCGAACATGGTGGTGGCGGCCCCTATGAACGAGCAGGAACTGCGCAACATGATGTACACTGCCTCGCAGGAGGACATGGGTCCGTTTACGATCCGTTACCCGCGCGGCGAAGGTGTGATGCCGAAATGGCGCACCCCGCTGGAGCTGCAGCAGGTAGGCAAAGGGCGCACCGTACAGGAAGGCGAAGAGGTCGCCATCCTTACCTTCGGCCATGTTGGAAACTATGCCGTGGATGTTTGCCAGAAGCTGGCGCACGACGGCATCACCCCAGGCCACTACGACATGCGTTACGCCAAGCCACTGGACGCGGAACTGCTGCACCACATCTTCTCGAAGTACGACAAAGTAGTAACCGTGGAGGATGGCTGCCTGCAAGGCGGTTTCGGTAGCGCAGTACTGGAGTTTATGGTAGACAACGGCTATACTTCCCAAGTGAAGCGCCTCGGTATTCCGGACGCCATCTTTGAGCACGGCTCTCAGTTGGAGCTGCAACACGAGGCCGGCTTTGCCCCTATTGACATCGAAAACACCGTACGCGAATTAATCGGTGTAGCGGTGAAAGTATAG
- a CDS encoding helix-turn-helix domain-containing protein — translation MKQKQFPVYCIEEYPGKAQERDKVFYMTRLEELVQRFENIDKPHSHTFYLAMMVTSGSGTHTIDFVTHPIQPPQLFFLTPGQVHSWSLSPDIEGVSVFFEANFFLQRYPQRLYQYPFFHSQQHKPLLALPKDSFWQNLVECMFREYEAQLPHRNEVLLSFLHILLENSARLYRSEALQGKAAGAVAKVREFELLLNQHFLDKREVKDYAHMLHITPNHLNVLCKSTVGKTASQLVQERVMVEAQRLLLHSTLSVKEIAYQLQFEDNSYFSRFFKKHSGKTPEQFRKSQ, via the coding sequence ATGAAGCAAAAGCAGTTTCCGGTTTATTGCATCGAGGAGTATCCTGGGAAGGCGCAGGAGCGGGACAAGGTCTTTTACATGACGCGCCTGGAAGAGCTGGTGCAGCGTTTCGAAAACATTGATAAGCCCCACAGCCACACTTTCTACCTGGCCATGATGGTTACCTCCGGCAGCGGCACCCATACCATTGACTTTGTGACGCACCCGATCCAGCCGCCGCAGCTGTTCTTCCTCACGCCGGGGCAGGTGCACAGCTGGAGTCTCTCACCGGATATAGAGGGTGTATCCGTTTTCTTTGAGGCGAACTTCTTTTTGCAGCGGTACCCGCAGCGGCTCTACCAATACCCGTTCTTCCATAGCCAGCAGCACAAACCGCTGTTAGCGCTGCCCAAAGACAGCTTTTGGCAAAACCTGGTGGAGTGCATGTTCCGGGAATACGAGGCGCAGTTGCCGCACCGAAACGAGGTGCTGCTGTCGTTCCTGCACATACTGCTGGAGAACTCCGCCCGCCTGTACCGCTCAGAGGCCCTTCAGGGCAAGGCCGCCGGCGCTGTGGCCAAGGTGCGGGAATTTGAGCTGCTCCTGAACCAGCACTTTCTGGATAAGCGTGAGGTAAAGGACTATGCCCATATGCTGCACATCACGCCAAACCACCTTAACGTGCTCTGCAAAAGTACGGTGGGCAAAACCGCCAGCCAGCTTGTTCAGGAGCGGGTGATGGTGGAGGCGCAGCGCCTGCTGTTGCACTCCACCTTATCTGTGAAAGAGATTGCCTACCAGCTGCAGTTCGAGGACAACTCCTATTTCTCCCGCTTCTTTAAAAAGCACAGCGGCAAAACGCCGGAGCAGTTTAGGAAGAGCCAGTAA
- a CDS encoding segregation and condensation protein A, producing the protein MSFEIRLPLFEGPFDLLLFFIERDELEIHDIPIFQITNEFMGYLQQLEQLNIEVASDFILTAATLMRIKAKMLLPRADKDEDGNEIDPREELVQHLLEYKKYKSAVPSLSEMEDQRLAQENRGNIQHELQQIANANHFEYELQDLSLYKIMRVFEKVMTRFEEEQNRPKHTVIQYPYTIEEQRDVILGMVQARNRLAFSKLIEEFPDKIGMIFNFLAILDMLQLNLIGVEIGEGFNDFIITESEGQAAQVMQLLVE; encoded by the coding sequence GTGAGTTTCGAGATTAGATTACCGTTGTTTGAGGGTCCGTTTGACCTGTTGCTTTTCTTTATTGAGCGCGATGAGCTGGAGATACACGACATCCCGATCTTCCAGATCACGAATGAGTTTATGGGGTACCTGCAGCAGCTGGAGCAGCTGAACATAGAGGTTGCCAGCGATTTTATACTTACAGCGGCCACGCTCATGCGCATCAAGGCCAAAATGCTGCTGCCCCGCGCCGACAAAGACGAGGACGGCAACGAGATTGACCCGCGCGAGGAGCTGGTGCAGCACCTGCTGGAGTACAAGAAGTATAAAAGCGCCGTGCCCAGCCTCTCGGAGATGGAGGACCAGCGCCTGGCGCAGGAGAACCGCGGCAACATACAGCACGAGCTGCAGCAGATCGCCAACGCCAACCACTTTGAGTACGAGCTCCAGGACCTGAGCCTCTACAAGATTATGCGCGTGTTCGAGAAAGTGATGACGCGCTTTGAGGAGGAGCAGAACCGGCCGAAGCACACCGTTATTCAGTACCCGTACACCATCGAGGAGCAGCGCGACGTTATCCTGGGCATGGTGCAGGCGCGAAACCGGCTGGCCTTCTCCAAGCTGATCGAGGAGTTCCCGGACAAGATCGGCATGATCTTCAACTTCCTGGCCATTCTGGATATGCTGCAGCTGAACCTGATCGGGGTGGAGATAGGCGAGGGCTTCAACGACTTTATCATTACCGAGTCTGAGGGGCAGGCCGCCCAGGTAATGCAGCTGCTGGTAGAGTAG
- a CDS encoding LysM peptidoglycan-binding domain-containing protein has translation MGLFDFFKKGKEEPSKPASNVESSKRVDTPKGTQPISKGTDMVSKAPGHPEQGFYSKSDMNKVTDPGPNQDVYTVQSGDSLSKIAQKHYGNANDWTKIYKANKDKIGDNPDLIRPGQRLAIPRD, from the coding sequence ATGGGATTGTTTGATTTTTTTAAGAAGGGAAAGGAAGAACCATCTAAACCAGCCAGCAATGTGGAGTCGTCTAAGCGAGTCGACACGCCAAAGGGCACGCAGCCGATCAGCAAAGGCACTGATATGGTGTCGAAAGCGCCTGGCCACCCGGAGCAAGGCTTCTACAGCAAGAGCGACATGAACAAAGTAACCGACCCGGGGCCAAACCAGGACGTGTACACGGTACAGAGCGGCGACTCACTTTCCAAAATTGCCCAGAAGCACTACGGCAACGCCAACGACTGGACAAAGATCTACAAAGCGAACAAGGATAAGATTGGCGATAACCCAGACCTCATCCGCCCAGGCCAGCGCCTGGCGATACCAAGAGACTAA